GTCGCGGTGAACACCAACACCGGCGGCATCCTCGCCGTCGGCGCCGAGGCCAAGAAGATGATCGGCCGCACCCCGGGCAACATCGTCGCCATCCGCCCGCTCAAGGACGGCGTGATCGCCGACTTCGAGATCACCGAGCGGATGCTGCGGTACTTCATCCTCAAGATCCACCGCCGCCGCTACCTCGCCCGCCCGCGCGTCGTCGTCTGCGTGCCCTCCGGCATCACCGGCGTCGAGCGCCGCGCCGTCATCGAGGCCTCCTCGCAGGCCGGCGCCCGCCAGGTGCACATCATCGAGGAGCCGATGGCCGCCGCCATCGGCGCCGGGCTGCCCGTCCACGAGGCCACCGGCAACATGGTGGTCGACATCGGCGGCGGCACCACCGAGGTCGCCGTGATCTCCCTCGGCGGCATCGTCACCGCCCAGTCCATCCGGGTCGCCGGCGACGAGCTGGACAACGCGATCGTCCAGCACATCAAGAAGGAGTACTCGCTGCTCCTCGGCGAGCGCAGCGCCGAACAGATCAAGATGAGCATCGGCAGCGCCTTCGGCCTGGAGGGCGAGAAGGACGAGCACGCCGAGATCCGCGGCCGCGACCTGGTCAGCGGCCTGCCCAAGACCGTCGTCATCTCCGCCGCCGAGGTCCGCGAGGCCATCGACGAGCCGGTCAACTCGATCATCGACGCGGTCAAGACCACCCTCGACCAGTGCCCGCCCGAGCTGGCCGGCGACGTCATGGACCGGGGCATCGTGCTCACCGGCGGCGGTGCCCTGCTGCGCGGCCTGGACGAGCGGCTGCGCCGCGAGACCGGCATGCCGATCCACATCGCCGAGAACCCGCTCGACTCCGTGGCGCTCGGCTCCGGCAAGTGCGTCGAGGAGTTCGAGGCGCTCCAGCAGGTACTCGACGCCCAGCCGCGGCGTTAGCCACCACGAACGACAACCGACACCGACTGAACGGGCCGCCGCCCGGGCCCCACAGCCCCGGGCGGCTGCCAGGTACGAAGGGGCAGTACCAGCACCGTGAGGGACACACGAGAGAGCCGGCTGCTGCTCATCCTGCTGGTGGCGGTCGCCTTCGCGCTCATCACCGTGGACATCAAGGGCGGTGAGGACTCCCCGCTCGGCCCCGCCCGCCGCGCCGCCGCCGGCGTCCTCGGCCCGGTCGAGCGCGGCGCCGCCACCGTCGTCGACCCCGTCGCCGACACCGTCCGGGCCTTCCGCGACGCCGCCACCAACAGCGGACGCACCGACCAGCTCGCCCGCGAGAACACCGAACTTCGGCAGAAGCTCGCCTCCTCCGACATGGCCTCCGGGCGCACCAAGCAGCTGGACGACCTGCTGCGCACCGCCGGCGCCGGCGGCTACACCGTCAAGGCCGCCCAGGTCATCGCGATCGGCCCGGCCCAGGGCTTCTCCTGGACCATCACCCTCGACGCCGGCAGCGACGACGGCCTCACCCGCGACATGACGGTCATCAACGGCCAGGGCCTGGTCGGCCGGATCACCACCGTCGGACCGACCACCGCCACCGTGCTGCTCGCCTCCGACCCCGGCTTCTCGGCCGGCACCCGGCTGGAGGGCACCGGCGAGATCGGCTTCGCCTCCGGCGGCGGCGACAGCCCGATGAAGGTCTCCCTGCTCAACGGCAAGGCCCAGGTCAAGGCCGGCGACCGGCTGGTCACCTTCGGCTCGCAGAGCGGCCGCCCGTTCGTGCCCGGCGTCCCGGTCGGCAAGGTCGTCGAGGTCCAGGCCAACGCGGGCCAGCTGACCAAGACCGTCCTGGTCGAGCCCTTCGTCCAGTTCACCCGGCTGGACCTGGTCGGCGTGGTGGTCGTGCCGCCGCGCGCCGACCCGCGCGACGCCGTCCTGCCGCCCGCCCCCGCCGCCGGCCAGGGCCAGGCCCCCGCCGCGCCCGCCCCGGGCCAGGCCCCGGCCTCCACACCGGCCGCCCCGCCCGCCAAGCCCAATGGGGGGAACTGAGCCATGCGCCTCGCCCGCATCCCCGTCTCCGCCGGCCTGATCCTGTTCGGCCTGATCCTCCAGGTCAGCGTCTTCGGCCGGCTCCAGCTCCCGGGAGCCACCCCGGACATACTGCTGCTCGTCGTCGTCGGCCTGGCCATGGTCTACGGGCCCACCGGCGGCTGCCTGGTCGGCTTCTCGGCCGGCCTGCTGGCCGACGTCGCACCGCCCTCCGACCACGCGATCGGCCGCTACGCGCTGGTGCTCTGCCTGATGGGCTACGCCGCCGGGCTGCTGCGCCCCGACCACGGCCGCCAGCGCTCCGTCGCCAGCGCGCTGCTGGTGGTCGGCGCCGCGGCGGTCGCCTCCACGCTGCTGTACGCGATGGTCGGCGCCCTGGTCGGCGACACCGCGGCCCGGCACGTCGGCCTCGGCGGCCTGGTGATCAGCGCCCTGCTGTACGACCTGCTGCTGGCGCCCTTCGTGGTGCCGCTGGTGATGCTGCTCGGGCGCCGCTTCGGGCGCGATCCGCTGGCCGCCGCCGACGACGACCAGGGCGGCCCGGGCCTGGGCACGCTGGCCCGGTACCGCACCACCCGCGAGGCCTCCTCCGGCCCGAGGTACAAGAAGCGGCGCGTGCCCGGCTTCGCCCGCCGCCCGTAACCGGTCCGGCCCCGACCTCCCGACCCTCCCCGCATCCTGGAGCGCACGAGACGTGAGCAACATCCCCGAGACCGGCCGCACCCGGAGGGTGACGATCCGTCTGGTGGTGCTGCAGATCCTGGTGCTGTCGCTGCTCGCCACCCTCGGCGGGCGGCTGTGGTACCTGCAGATCCGCAACGCCAAGGAGTACACCGCCAAGGCGACCGGCAACCACATCCGCGAGGTGGTCGAACCGGCCGTCCGCGGCGAGATCCTGGACGCCTCCGGACGGGTCCTGGCCGGCAACGAGACCCGGCTGGTGGTCTCCGTCAGCCGCACCTCGCTGCTGCAGATGAAGGACGGCGGCAAGGCCGTGCTGGCCCGGCTGGCAGACGTGCTCGGGATGCCCGCCAAGGACGTCCAGGAGAAGGTCCGGCTCTGCGACGCCAAGACCCCGCAGCCCTGCTGGAACGGTTCGCCGTACCAGCCGATCCCGGTCACCAAGGAGGCGACCACCCAGCAGGCGATGCAGATAATGGAGCGCCGCGAGGACTTCCCCGGGGTCACCGCGCAGCCCACCGCCGTACGCCGCTACACCGGCGCCGAGGGCGCCAACCTGGCCCAGGTGCTCGGCTACCTCTCGCCGGTCACCGACGAGGAGGTCAGCAAGACCGCCGCCAAGAGCGGCCTGGACCGCTACCTGCCGGCCGACCAGATCGGCCGGGCCGGGCTGGAGTCGGTGTACGACCGCGACCTGCGCGGCACCGCCGGCATCACCAAGCTGGAGGTGGACAACCTCGGCCGGGTGATCGGCACCGCCGGCGCCGTCGCCCCGCAGACCGGCGACAACCTGGTCACCAGCATCGACGCCCGGGTGCAGAAGGTCGTCGAGGACAACCTGGCGCAGGCCATGAACGACGCCCGGAACACCTTCGACAAGGTCACCAACCGCAACTACGAGGCCGACTCCGGCGCCGCCGTCGTGATGGACGTGCACACCGGGCGGATCGTCGCGATGGCCAGCGCGCCGACCTACGACCCGAACCTCTGGGTGGGCGGCATCAGCGGCAAGGACTACCAGTCGCTGACCAGCAAGGAGTCCAACTTCCCGCTGCTGAACCGGGCCATACAGGGTCAGTCCGCCCCCGGCTCGACCTTCAAGGTCATCTCCACCACCGCCGCCGTGCAGGCCGGCTACCCGCTGGACGGCACCTACCCGTGCCCGAAGAGCATGACCATCGGCGGCCGCGAGTTCAAGAACTTCGAGAGCGAGAGCTTCGGCTCCATCTCGCTGGAGAAGGCGCTGGAGGTCTCCTGCGACACCGTCTTCTACGGGCTGGCGAACGACCAGTGGATGAAGGACGGCGGCATCAAGCCGAAGAAGGAGCCGGCCGACTGGTTCTTCAAGACCGCCCACGAGTTCGGCCTCGGCGCCAAGACCGGCATCGACCTGCCGGCCGAGGTGACCGGCCGGGTGCCGGACCGGCAGTGGAAGCAGTCCTTCTACGACAACAACAAGGACGCCTGGTGCGCGCAGGCGCAGAAGGGCGGCAACAGCTTCTCCGACCAGATCGCCCGGGAGAACTGCGTCGACGGCTACCAGATGCGCGCCGGTGACGCCGTCAACTTCGCGATCGGGCAGGGCGACACCCTGGTCACCCCGGTCCAGATGGCCCGGATCTACTCGGCGCTGGCCAACGG
The genomic region above belongs to Streptomyces sp. 1331.2 and contains:
- the mreD gene encoding rod shape-determining protein MreD; this encodes MRLARIPVSAGLILFGLILQVSVFGRLQLPGATPDILLLVVVGLAMVYGPTGGCLVGFSAGLLADVAPPSDHAIGRYALVLCLMGYAAGLLRPDHGRQRSVASALLVVGAAAVASTLLYAMVGALVGDTAARHVGLGGLVISALLYDLLLAPFVVPLVMLLGRRFGRDPLAAADDDQGGPGLGTLARYRTTREASSGPRYKKRRVPGFARRP
- the mrdA gene encoding penicillin-binding protein 2; protein product: MSNIPETGRTRRVTIRLVVLQILVLSLLATLGGRLWYLQIRNAKEYTAKATGNHIREVVEPAVRGEILDASGRVLAGNETRLVVSVSRTSLLQMKDGGKAVLARLADVLGMPAKDVQEKVRLCDAKTPQPCWNGSPYQPIPVTKEATTQQAMQIMERREDFPGVTAQPTAVRRYTGAEGANLAQVLGYLSPVTDEEVSKTAAKSGLDRYLPADQIGRAGLESVYDRDLRGTAGITKLEVDNLGRVIGTAGAVAPQTGDNLVTSIDARVQKVVEDNLAQAMNDARNTFDKVTNRNYEADSGAAVVMDVHTGRIVAMASAPTYDPNLWVGGISGKDYQSLTSKESNFPLLNRAIQGQSAPGSTFKVISTTAAVQAGYPLDGTYPCPKSMTIGGREFKNFESESFGSISLEKALEVSCDTVFYGLANDQWMKDGGIKPKKEPADWFFKTAHEFGLGAKTGIDLPAEVTGRVPDRQWKQSFYDNNKDAWCAQAQKGGNSFSDQIARENCVDGYQMRAGDAVNFAIGQGDTLVTPVQMARIYSALANGGTFYRPTIAKAVISPGGDLVREIAPHEDAKFPGDQKLLSYINQATEGVVKSGTAAWKFTQAGWPQDKIALHAKTGTAEVEGKQTTSWLATYSKDYAIIMTISQGGTGSGGSGDAVRRIYQALYGVDDKGNVDNGKALLPTPQGELPKFNPDGTAIIKPASYTAAPAPAGPAAGSPAPAPALVPAAALLDAGSAQAVPAPAFLDQAPPADRPASYTAADAALEPGRGPGRGRA
- a CDS encoding rod shape-determining protein — encoded protein: MSFIGRDLAIDLGTANTLVYVRGKGIVLNEPSVVAVNTNTGGILAVGAEAKKMIGRTPGNIVAIRPLKDGVIADFEITERMLRYFILKIHRRRYLARPRVVVCVPSGITGVERRAVIEASSQAGARQVHIIEEPMAAAIGAGLPVHEATGNMVVDIGGGTTEVAVISLGGIVTAQSIRVAGDELDNAIVQHIKKEYSLLLGERSAEQIKMSIGSAFGLEGEKDEHAEIRGRDLVSGLPKTVVISAAEVREAIDEPVNSIIDAVKTTLDQCPPELAGDVMDRGIVLTGGGALLRGLDERLRRETGMPIHIAENPLDSVALGSGKCVEEFEALQQVLDAQPRR
- the mreC gene encoding rod shape-determining protein MreC, yielding MRDTRESRLLLILLVAVAFALITVDIKGGEDSPLGPARRAAAGVLGPVERGAATVVDPVADTVRAFRDAATNSGRTDQLARENTELRQKLASSDMASGRTKQLDDLLRTAGAGGYTVKAAQVIAIGPAQGFSWTITLDAGSDDGLTRDMTVINGQGLVGRITTVGPTTATVLLASDPGFSAGTRLEGTGEIGFASGGGDSPMKVSLLNGKAQVKAGDRLVTFGSQSGRPFVPGVPVGKVVEVQANAGQLTKTVLVEPFVQFTRLDLVGVVVVPPRADPRDAVLPPAPAAGQGQAPAAPAPGQAPASTPAAPPAKPNGGN